One window of the Nocardia huaxiensis genome contains the following:
- a CDS encoding TetR/AcrR family transcriptional regulator, protein MSAETAPRTVTRDDIVDAAIRVIDRDGPHPSMDRIAREAGITKPRLYRQFADKGDLFTEIAARMSKLAFASAGSDMTLMLQPPRTALHKVFTQYAHGILEHPNVFRFLGQAPVLQQSDSGVLQLDLGRSAARRLTKMALTVSEAVELDTDGIDYLSRALIGAVIAMTDLWLSDSDTPSTEQTGEFIDRATELVWGMIDGFLRRQGIDANPDTPIFSTLAEVNQSRAAGQ, encoded by the coding sequence ATGAGTGCCGAAACGGCCCCGCGGACGGTGACCCGCGACGACATCGTGGATGCGGCGATCCGGGTGATCGATCGCGATGGTCCGCATCCGAGCATGGATCGCATCGCTCGCGAGGCCGGGATCACCAAGCCGCGGCTGTATCGCCAATTCGCCGACAAGGGCGATCTTTTCACCGAGATCGCCGCGCGCATGTCGAAGCTGGCGTTCGCCTCGGCCGGCAGCGATATGACGTTGATGTTGCAGCCGCCGCGCACCGCGCTGCACAAGGTGTTCACCCAGTACGCGCACGGAATCCTGGAGCATCCCAACGTTTTTCGTTTCCTGGGTCAGGCGCCGGTGTTGCAGCAGTCGGATTCGGGTGTGCTGCAACTGGATTTGGGTCGCAGTGCCGCGCGCCGGTTGACCAAGATGGCGTTGACGGTGTCGGAGGCGGTGGAGCTGGATACCGATGGCATCGACTATTTGTCGCGGGCGCTGATCGGTGCGGTGATCGCCATGACCGATCTGTGGTTGTCGGATTCGGATACGCCGAGTACGGAGCAGACCGGGGAGTTCATCGATCGGGCGACGGAACTGGTGTGGGGCATGATCGATGGTTTCCTGCGTCGCCAGGGCATCGACGCGAATCCGGATACGCCGATCTTCAGCACGCTCGCCGAGGTCAATCAGTCCCGTGCCGCCGGACAGTGA
- a CDS encoding acyl-CoA dehydrogenase family protein, translating to MARPAWSDDEVEAVRDLATTFFEKEVIPHEEKFIAQGHPDRALYRKAGELGLLCAAIPAEYGGGGGTFAHEAAIIEAQTHAGDGSLGMSVHSSIIAPYIHEFGTEELKRRVLPKAASGEMLLSIGMTEPGTGSDLQNIKTRAVREGDEYVITGQKIFISNGWLCDGIILAVKTDPTQGAAGVSLIFAEVSDETPGFKRGRILSKIGGKGQDTAELFFDGLRVPASNLLGTAEGQGFYQMMQMLAQERLVTAILAVAMTETAVKLTVDYTKGREAFGKPLFAMQNTKFELAECATIAKVGRVFLDDCISKHLRGELDIPTAAMSKYWLTDQLGNVVDRCLQLFGGYGYMTEYPIAQLYTGARILRILAGANEVMKDLIARSL from the coding sequence ATGGCACGCCCCGCATGGAGCGACGACGAGGTCGAGGCGGTACGGGATCTGGCGACCACCTTCTTCGAGAAGGAGGTGATCCCGCACGAGGAGAAGTTCATCGCCCAGGGCCATCCCGACCGCGCCCTCTACCGCAAGGCCGGTGAACTGGGCCTGCTGTGCGCGGCCATCCCTGCCGAATACGGTGGCGGCGGCGGCACTTTCGCCCACGAGGCCGCCATCATCGAAGCCCAGACCCACGCCGGCGACGGGTCGCTGGGCATGTCGGTGCACTCCTCGATCATCGCCCCCTACATCCACGAGTTCGGCACCGAGGAACTCAAGCGCCGGGTGCTGCCCAAGGCGGCCAGCGGGGAAATGCTGCTGTCCATCGGCATGACCGAACCCGGCACCGGCTCGGACCTGCAGAACATCAAGACCCGCGCGGTGCGTGAGGGCGACGAGTACGTCATCACCGGCCAGAAGATCTTCATCTCCAACGGCTGGCTGTGCGACGGCATCATTCTCGCCGTCAAGACCGACCCCACCCAGGGCGCGGCCGGTGTCTCGCTGATCTTCGCCGAGGTCTCCGACGAGACGCCCGGTTTCAAGCGCGGCCGCATCCTGTCCAAGATCGGCGGCAAGGGTCAGGACACCGCCGAACTGTTCTTCGACGGCCTGCGCGTGCCGGCCTCGAACCTGCTCGGCACCGCCGAGGGCCAGGGCTTCTATCAGATGATGCAGATGCTGGCCCAGGAGCGACTGGTCACCGCGATCCTCGCGGTCGCCATGACCGAGACGGCGGTCAAGCTGACCGTCGACTACACCAAGGGCCGCGAAGCGTTCGGCAAACCGCTGTTCGCCATGCAGAACACCAAGTTCGAGCTCGCCGAGTGTGCGACCATCGCCAAGGTCGGACGTGTCTTCCTCGACGACTGCATCAGCAAGCACCTGCGCGGTGAGCTGGACATTCCGACCGCGGCCATGTCGAAGTACTGGTTGACCGATCAGCTCGGTAATGTGGTGGATCGTTGCCTGCAGTTGTTCGGCGGGTACGGATACATGACCGAATACCCGATTGCCCAGCTGTACACCGGCGCCCGGATCCTGCGGATCCTCGCGGGCGCCAACGAGGTGATGAAGGACCTCATTGCCCGCTCACTCTGA